A DNA window from Linepithema humile isolate Giens D197 chromosome 6, Lhum_UNIL_v1.0, whole genome shotgun sequence contains the following coding sequences:
- the LOC137000615 gene encoding uncharacterized protein, translated as MTLDTKDIDEREKIAKEIARTSESIRKKHRTLKTGRVEQEVQLEKRLKPIVEPLKRIVENIKGDNDSVDDLEIKNEPDIKRKRTSSEKKKIKRTSLTTPIQTPLTPPIQASTPFQPQKLVFEAPTYLPTENVFETTDPSFVTSVRQTMQTSDGREALYGQMGPLGQEYIGELLSGDKKRGIDNVYGVYFNDAGTFLGDKVFDIDRDDNVIVDGVKYTGTPGLFELIFKRLPDDTLCTEDDKQKYKSILLATNAHRRGHNAHLPVLGNKGYKYKHIITPLISKKGGGVAHLDRRGVGRTLPKCNVPQTMTVTDNAVDYVHWDDPNELVDRLRLLDASRQAGNNAHDNEFLSIIEELREAGLIIN; from the coding sequence atgacgctcgacacgaaagatatcgacgagagggagaagatcgcgaaggaaatcgctcgtacgagcgagtcgATTCGCAAGAAGCATCGGACGTTGAAGACGGGTAGAGTGGAGCAAGAGGTGCAATTGGAGAAACGGTTGAAACCGATCGTAGAGCCGTTGAAACGAATCGTCGAGAACATCAAGGGTGACAATGATTCGGTTGACGATCTCGAGATTAAAAACGAACCGGACATCAAACGAAAGCGGACAAGCtctgagaagaagaaaatcaaaCGTACCTCGTTGACGACACCGATACAGACCCCATTGACGCCACCGATACAAGCCTCGACTCCGTTCCAGCCGCAAAAATTGGTGTTTGAAGCGCCGACATATTTACCGACCGAAAACGTGTTCGAAACCACGGACCCGTCTTTCGTAACATCCGTGAGacagacgatgcaaacgtcCGATGGTCGGGAAGCTCTGTACGGCCAAATGGGTCCGCTGGGTCAAGAGTACATTGGGGAGCTCTTGAGCGGTGACAAGAAGAGAGGGATCGACAACGTGTACGGTGTATACTTCAACGATGCGGGAACGTTTCTCGGAGACAAGGTCTTCGACATTGATAGAGACGACAATGTGATCGTGGACGGTGTGAAGTACACTGGCACACCCGgcctgtttgaattaatattcaaaagacttcccgacgatacgctgtgtacggaggatgacaaacaaaagtacaagagcatactactcgctactaacgctcacagacgcggtcataacgcgcatttacctgttttgggaaacaaaggatataaatacaaacatatcatcACACCTCTGATATCTAAGAAAGGTGGAGGTGTTGCACATCTCGACAGGAGAGGTGTGGGTCGCACGTTACCCAAGTGTAACGTACCACAGACCATGACTGTGACCGACAACGCGGTCGATTACGTGCACTGGGATGATCCGAACGAATTGGTGGATCGCCTTCGATTGCTGGACGCCTCCCGTCAGGCGGGAAACAACGCGCACGACAacgagtttctctcgattatcgaggaactgcgcgaagctggtctgattataaattga
- the LOC137000616 gene encoding uncharacterized protein, protein MEKERDLTVRAANIKTTGEFLSWDYECNEYLDSLKEQCRKRQRTGVVNSLVAQIARLEGVRDTLHERFVPVGTRYGGYEKKGYTWKEIETAFRNRVLTGVVVNREYIDPREFFENVKNTVIERIQGVMAEHNSVKINTAFNGEFVAGDKTAVKTIATKNCELFPTSDLNEWYTRHVEDDILAALEEFQERDSGWALSRILNLTVNVNKFNPLHAGCHIELPWQIMLKRAVVNVQSTDNACFAWAVVAALHPAEKYPERVSQYPHYSTVLNLCGIEFPVTLSQILKFEKLNAISVNVFTTEDSKIVPLRLADDKKEKHVNLLYVRKNNDAHFACIKNLPRLVSSQLSMHKCKKYICDR, encoded by the coding sequence ATGGAGAAGGAGCGCGATCTTACCGTACGAGCAGCGAATATCAAAACGACGGGAGAGTTCCTTTCATGGGACTACGAGTGCAACGAGTACCTCGATTCTCTCAAGGAACAATGTCGCAAGAGACAACGCACCGGAGTAGTCAACTCTCTGGTGGCGCAAATTGCGCGTCTGGAGGGTGTGAGGGACACCCTGCACGAGCGTTTTGTGCCCGTCGGTACCAGATACGGTGGATACGAGAAGAAGGGCTACACGTGGAAGGAGATCGAGACGGCGTTTAGGAACCGTGTGCTGACGGGTGTGGTTGTCAATCGCGAATACATCGATCCtcgtgaattttttgaaaatgtaaaaaatacggtTATCGAGCGGATCCAGGGCGTCATGGCGGAACACAACAGCGTCAAGATTAACACCGCGTTCAACGGGGAATTCGTCGCGGGCGACAAGACTGCCGTGAAGACCATCGCCACCAAAAATTGCGAGTTGTTTCCCACATCCGATCTCAACGAGTGGTACACGCGGCACGTGGAGGATGATATTCTGGCGGCTTTGGAGGAGTTTCAGGAACGCGATAGCGGATGGGCGTTGTCGCGTATCCTGAATCTCACCGTCAATGTGAACAAGTTCAATCCTCTGCACGCGGGATGCCACATCGAGTTACCGTGGCAAATTATGCTAAAAAGGGCTGTGGTCAACGTGCAATCGACGGACAATGCATGTTTCGCGTGGGCGGTGGTAGCAGCTTTACATCCGGCGGAAAAGTACCCGGAAAGAGTATCGCAGTACCCGCACTATTCAACGGTGTTGAATCTGTGCGGCATCGAGTTCCCCGTGACGCTGTCACAAATATTAAAGTTCGAGAAACTAAACGCCATCTCCGTCAACGTCTTCACCACCGAAGACTCAAAAATCGTCCCTCTGCGGCTCGCCGACGACAAAAAGGAGAAGCACGTCAACCTGCTCTACGTGCGTAAAAACAACGATGCACACTTTGCGTGCATAAAGAACCTGCCGCGGTTGGTGAGCTCACAACTGAGCATgcacaaatgtaaaaagtacatttgcgatcggtaa
- the LOC137000720 gene encoding uncharacterized protein, protein MVLFVERGIRGGLSQCSNRYARANNKYMPSYDPSKPSSYLMYFDVNNLYSWAMCQPLPYAKFRWIDDVANFDVMSIASDSATGYMLEVDLAYPVNLHDAHTDLPFCPTRDKSPGKREIKLLATLYDKQRYVIHYRNLQQCIRHGLQVTKIHRVLQFAQSPWLRGYIKLNTKFRTCAINDFEKNLYKLMNNAVFGKTMENVQNYTDVRLITRWEGRYGAEAMIARPNFHNRSVFSENLIAVELRKLEVKFDKPIYVGMCILDISKTCLYEFHYEYMTPLYRNNCKIMYTDTDSLIYSIQCGNVYHDVKRNISKFDTSDYPVNNVYGILRANKKVPSLMKDENNGAIMTEFVGLRAKMYALRVTGQTDTKKIKGIKKSVVCDDFSVGQKLTRR, encoded by the coding sequence ATGGTCCTGTTCGTTGAGCGCGGTATACGCGGTGGTCTTAGCCAATGCTCCAACAGATACGCTCGCgccaacaataaatatatgccCTCTTACGATCCATCAAAACCATCATCGTACCTTATGTACTTTGATGTTAATAACTTGTACAGTTGGGCAATGTGTCAACCGTTGCCCTACGCTAAATTTCGATGGATCGATGATGTCGCGAATTTTGATGTAATGTCCATAGCATCTGATTCGGCTACCGGTTATATGCTGGAAGTCGACCTTGCGTATCCGGTGAATCTTCACGACGCGCACACCGATTTACCGTTCTGCCCGACGCGCGATAAgtcgcccggcaagcgggagATTAAGTTACTCGCCACGCTGTATGATAAACAGCGATACGTCATCCACTACCGTAACCTACAGCAATGTATTCGACACGGCTTGCAGGTTACAAAGATTCATCGCGTActgcaattcgcgcaatctccaTGGCTTCGAGGATAcatcaaattaaatacaaaatttcgGACATGCGCGATCAATGATTTCGAGAagaatttgtacaaattaatgAACAACGCGGTTTTCGGCAAAACTATGGAGAATGTGCAAAATTATACGGATGTACGGCTGATTACGCGATGGGAGGGTCGGTACGGAGCGGAGGCTATGATCGCCAGACCAAACTTTCACAATCGAAGCGTGTTCTCGGAGAATCTAATCGCCGTAGAATTGCGGaaactcgaagtgaaattcgaCAAGCCGATCTACGTGGGTATGTGTATCCTCGACATATCCAAGACCTGCTTGTATGAATTTCACTACGAGTACATGACACCTCTGTATCgcaacaattgcaaaattatgtacacaGACACGGACAGTCTAATATATTCTATACAATGCGGAAACGTATATCACGACGTGAAACgcaacatttcaaaatttgacaCGAGCGATTATCCCGTGAACAACGTTTACGGTATACTGCGTGCGAACAAGAAGGTACCGAGTCTGATGAAGGATGAGAACAACGGCGCAATCATGACGGAATTTGTCGGACTGAGGGCGAAAATGTACGCGTTAAGAGTTACCGGTCAAACAGACACCAAAAAGATAAAAGGCATAAAGAAAAGTGTAGTCTGCGACGACTTTTCCGTCGGGCAGAAGCTCACCCGCCGGTAG